In Juglans regia cultivar Chandler chromosome 13, Walnut 2.0, whole genome shotgun sequence, the following proteins share a genomic window:
- the LOC108997184 gene encoding myrcene synthase, chloroplastic-like, which yields MDLHLLHASVLPTTSFSIGVLAPSKMPMITYHLVRSRTSGSVPRAFKYCRATSSEKISSHSDINAVRRSANYHPPIWHDDYIQSLRSEYVGESCTRRIEKLRGEVRTMLHKVVDPSQQLELIDIIQRLGISYHFESDIRTILEFSIYNINYQGRGYMCKKDNLYATALAFRLLRQHGYSIPQEIFNRFKNNELGCFEQSLCDDIKGILCLYEASFLLIEGESVLEEARDFATKTLKEFIMKLNTDQNLSAMVSHALELPLHWRIQRLEAMWFIDVYRSREDMNPMLLEFAELDFNMVQAVHQEDLKQMSRWWSNTSFGENLSFARDRLMENFLWTVGILFQPGFGYNRRMLTKVGSLITAIDDVYDVYGTLDELELFTDAVERWDVNAIEQLPYYMQICFLCLHNSVNEMAFDTLKEKGLNSIRYLKKAWADLCKTYLLEAKWYYSGYTPSFQEYIENAWISVSGPVMWVHVYFAITNPITKEALGCLEEYSKLIHCSSMILRLADDLGTSKAELERGDAPKSIQCYMNDTGASEQDAREYIRSLIGTMWKKLNEERTTNISSDPFSEKFVENAMNLARMSQCMYQHGDGHGVEYRETKDRVLALLIHPISVHK from the exons ATGGATCTTCACCTTCTTCATGCTTCGGTACTCCCTACTACCAGTTTCAGTATTGGAGTACTTGCCCCATCTAAAATGCCCATGATCACCTACCATCTTGTAAGATCCAGAACTAGTGGCAGTGTCCCTCGTGCTTTCAAATATTGCAGGGCCACGAGCAGCGAGAAGATCTCAAGCCATTCCGATATTAATGCTGTTAGGCGATCAGCTAATTACCATCCTCCCATTTGGCACGATGATTATATCCAGTCTCTGAGAAGTGAATATGTG GGGGAATCATGCACTAGACGAATTGAGAAGTTGAGGGGAGAAGTGAGGACGATGCTTCACAAAGTGGTTGACCCTTCACAACAACTTGAACTGATTGATATCATACAAAGGCTTGGAATATCTTATCACTTTGAGAGTGATATTAGGACAATACTAGAATTTAGtatatacaatattaattatcaagGCCGTGGctatatgtgcaagaaagataaTTTATACGCCACTGCTCTTGCATTTAGACTATTGAGACAACATGGATATAGCATCCCACAAG AGATTTTCAATCGCTTCAAGAATAATGAGTTAGGATGTTTCGAGCAAAGTCTTTGTGATGACATCAAGGGAATTCTATGCTTGTATGAAGCCTCATTCCTTTTAATAGAAGGTGAAAGTGTCTTGGAAGAAGCAAGAGATTTTGCAACAAAAACACTCAAGGAGTTCATCATGAAACTAAACACGGATCAAAATCTTTCTGCTATGGTTAGCCATGCCTTGGAGCTTCCACTGCATTGGAGGATACAAAGGTTGGAAGCAATGTGGTTCATTGATGTATATAGGAGTAGAGAAGATATGAACCCTATGTTGCTTGAGTTTGCAGAATTGGATTTCAACATGGTACAAGCAGTCCACCAAGAAGATCTGAAACAAATGTCTAG GTGGTGGAGTAACACAAGCTTTGGAGAAAATTTGAGCTTTGCAAGGGATAGGTTGATGGAAAATTTCCTATGGACAGTGGGAATATTATTTCAGCCTGGGTTTGGATATAATAGGAGAATGTTAACAAAAGTCGGTTCACTAATAACAGCAATAGATGATGTCTACGATGTATATGGCACTTTGGATGAACTTGAGCTCTTCACGGATGCAGTTGAGAG ATGGGATGTCAATGCAATAGAACAACTTCCTTATTACATGCAAATATGTTTCCTTTGTCTTCATAATTCTGTTAATGAAATGGCTTTTGACACTCTCAAGGAGAAAGGGTTGAACAGCATTCGATACCTTAAAAAAGCG TGGGCAGATTTATGTAAAACTTATTTGTTGGAGGCGAAGTGGTATTACAGCGGATATACACCAAGCTTTCaagaatatattgaaaatgCATGGATTTCAGTATCAGGACCAGTTATGTGGGTGCATGTTTATTTTGCTATCACAAATCCGATAACAAAGGAAGCCTTGGGTTGCTTGGAGGAGTATTCGAAATTAATCCATTGCTCATCAATGATTTTACGACTTGCTGATGATCTTGGAACATCTAAG GCTGAGTTAGAGAGAGGTGATGCTCCTAAATCCATCCAATGCTATATGAATGATACTGGTGCCAGTGAACAAGATGCTCGTGAGTACATAAGATCTTTGATTGGTACAATGTGGAAAAAGTTAAATGAAGAACGCACAACCAATATTAGTTCTGATCCCTTTTCGGAAAAATTTGTTGAGAATGCAATGAACCTTGCAAGGATGTCTCAATGCATGTACCAGCACGGAGATGGGCATGGTGTTGAATACCGTGAAACTAAAGACCGCGTGTTAGCATTACTTATTCATCCCATTTCCGTACACAAATGA